The nucleotide window GCACATTCTTCTCTCCTGCGGTTCAGGAATCGTCACTTCGACGGTAGCGAGGAAGAAGGTCGAGGCGCTTCTTGACAGCCATGGCTATAAGGGGCAGTACGAAATTACTCAGATTCCCTTGGCTTCGGCTCCGGAGAAGTCTCGAAACTACGACTTTATTGTTGCGACTTCGATAGCCCCTACTGAGCTCCACTGCCCCTATGTGAATGGGGTCCCGTATCTGATGGGCCGGGGGGCTGAGGAGACTGACGCTCAGATTCTAAAGCTCATGGAAGAGGATTAGCGGCTGCGCTTCTCTGCTCTCCAACAATTCAGATTGCTTATTTCACATTCCTCAAGGGGTATGTTGGGTGTTGCTTGCGCTGATGGGCGCATAGACGTTGGGCTAAGTATTTGAGGAAAGGAATGGAGATGAATGCTTTTCTTGGATTCTTCCAGTTTATTTCGGGACTGGGAGTGTCGGTAATGATGCCAATCGTGCTCACCATCTTGGGGTGTTGCTTGGGGGCCGGATTTGGTAAGAGTCTCCGCGCTGGTTTGACTGTCGGCGTTGGTTTCATCGGCCTTAACCTTG belongs to Olsenella uli DSM 7084 and includes:
- a CDS encoding PTS sugar transporter subunit IIB, producing the protein MAKMKHILLSCGSGIVTSTVARKKVEALLDSHGYKGQYEITQIPLASAPEKSRNYDFIVATSIAPTELHCPYVNGVPYLMGRGAEETDAQILKLMEED